One stretch of Oncorhynchus gorbuscha isolate QuinsamMale2020 ecotype Even-year linkage group LG21, OgorEven_v1.0, whole genome shotgun sequence DNA includes these proteins:
- the LOC124008172 gene encoding transcriptional regulator Myc-2-like: MLQSFSQSLDWFYSEPLLFDDEFCQSLMKDLQSLPTPPQSPPLKTGLHAKPLSKEDQLSYVSDILLEDQDPQLNWNCDFLYDGGATETKDQQPDESDDCLWHCLGDKSMEKLSSVLSSSPLLSDIDTSIFEEIAGSTLDCHSAALACQALENEDLLLDSQEQGSESTSDYGSAGGEFSTYSSSASDSEEEIDVVTVKRTTSPSSLSQSVEESRRRQRALKRQHLEIQLQHNYAAPCPASPLHSEPSSTSYHKRTRSSDSHRHHHHSSSGRSSRHNLSSHQHQSSSRQSTDVEDEEERRHTHNVMERQRRNELKNCFLRLRDNVPELSNNDKASKVVILKRACDSIRGLELAGQRLNGKRDKLRERQEQLKVKLEQLRRQWCD, from the exons ATGCTGCAGAGTTTCTCCCAGTCACTAGACTGGTTCTACTCAGAGCCTCTCTTGTTTGATGATGAATTCTGTCAGAGCTTGATGAAGGACCTACAGTCACTCCCCACGCCACCCCAGTCCCCTCCATTGAAGACTGGACTCCATGCCAAACCACTTTCCAAGGAGGACCAGTTGAGCTACGTCTCGGACATACTCCTGGAAGATCAGGACCCGCAACTAAATTGGAATTGTGACTTTTTGTACGATGGCGGCGCAACAGAGACAAAGGACCAACAGCCAGATGAGTCCGACGACTGTTTATGGCATTGCCTCGGTGATAAGTCTATGGAGAAGCTATCATCTGTGCTCTCCAGCAGCCCGCTGCTCTCGGACATAGACACAAGCATTTTTGAGGAAATTGCCGGCTCCACACTGGACTGCCACAGTGCGGCGCTCGCATGCCAAGCTTTGGAGAATGAGGATTTACTATTGGACAGCCAGGAGCAAGGCAGCGAGTCGACTTCAGACTATGGCTCAGCAGGAGGTGAATTCTCAACGTATTCGAGCAGTGCCAGTGATTCTG aggaggagatagaCGTGGTGACAGTGAAGAGGACCACcagcccctcctccctctcccagtcgGTAGAAGAGAGCCGGCGGCGGCAACGCGCCCTAAAGCGGCAACACCTTGAGATCCAGCTGCAGCACAACTACGCCGCCCCCTGCCCTGCATCGCCCCTCCACTCCGAGCCCTCGTCCACTTCCTACCACAAGCGCACCCGGTCCTCCGACTCCCACAGACACCACCATCACAGCTCGTCGGGCCGCTCGTCGCGACACAACCTCAGCAGTCATCAACACCAGTCTAGCTCTAGGCAGTCAACTgatgtggaggatgaggaggagaggaggcatacCCACAACGTGATGGAGAGGCAACGGCGCAACGAGCTGAAGAACTGTTTCCTGCGGCTCAGGGACAACGTGCCTGAGCTGTCCAACAACGACAAGGCCTCCAAGGTGGTCATCCTGAAGCGGGCATGCGACAGCATCCGTGGCCTGGAGTTGGCGGGCCAGAGACTGAATGGCAAGCGAGACAAGCTCCGAGAGAGGCAGGAGCAGCTCAAAGTTAAACTGGAGCAGCTCAGGAGGCAATGGTGTGACTGA